TGCTTTGAAGCTGTGTCCGGGTTGAAGATCAATCTTGCTAAAACGGAGATGGTTGCGGTGGGGGAAGTAAATAACATCAGTGGGCTAGCTAACATCTTGGGGTGTGTGGTCTCATCCTTGCCGTTGAAATACCTAGGCCTTTCGCTGGGGGCTTCGTTCAAAGCAAAATCTATTTGGGAGGGGGTGCTGGAAAAATTCGAACGTAGGCTGGCTGGGTGGAAGAAGGTCTATCTTTCAAAAGGGGGGCGGATTACTTTGATTAAAAGCACTCTATCTAACCTTCCTACATACTACCTATCCTTATTTCCACTCCCAGCTAGCATTGCAAAAAGACTGGAGAAACTTCAGCGAGAATTCTTATGGGGGGGGATAGGAGATGAGtttaagtttcatttggtgggatGGGATAAGATATGTACTCCGTTGAGAGATGGTGGGTTGGGGGTTCGGGATTTAAGGGCTTTTAATTTGGCTCTTTTAGGCAAATGGTTGTGGCGGTATAATTTTGAGAGAGAAGCTTTATGGAAAGGAGTGATTGACATAAAGTTTGGCAGCGAATGTGAGGGTTGGTGTTCAAAAGAGGGAAGGGGGACTTATGGAGTGGGGCTTTGGAAGTATATTAGGAAGGGATGGGGCTCTTTTCAGTGTAATACCCGGTTGTGCTTGGGGGATGGTAGTAGGATCAGATTTTGGATGGATAGGTGGGTGGGAGATATGACTCTAAGAGATGCCTATCCCACAATCTTTGCTATTGCAAGGGAAAAAGTAGCTAGAGTGTTTGATTTGAGGGTGATTAATCAAGACACACAGGAGTTGAATATTAGCCTTATCAGGGATGCAAATGATTGGGAAGTAAACGACTTGATGGAATTTATGAATCTACTGTATAGTGTGCGCATTGCTGCCAGAAATGAAGACGAGATGGTATGGTGTCCTAATAAAAAGGGGAAATTCTCAGTACGGTCCTTCTACGCAGCCAATACCATACAACAAAGGCCCAAGTTTCCGTGGAAGAATATCTGGAGAAGTAAAGCTCCCACCAAGGCTGTTTTTTTTGTGTGGACAGCAGCACTAGGGAAGATTTTGACCACTGATAATCTTAGAAGACGTGGCCTCACAATTGTGGAATGGTGTTGTTTGTGTGGAAATAATAGTGAGACAGTTGACCACCTTCTTCTACATTGCAAGTTCGCAAGCGAGATATGGAACTACTTCTTCAACAAAATGGGATTAGCATGGGTAATGCCAGGTAGGGTGGAGGACCTAATAGCAAGCTGGAAAGGAATTACTGGGACTCAGCAAATTGCTGCCTTATGGAGGATGGCTCCAATCTGTATttgttggtgtatttggagagaGAGGAACGAGAGAATTTTTGAGGATCATGAACGATCCTCggaagagtttaggagtttCTTCTGGAAGACCTTATTTCTGTGGGCTATTGCtctagattttaatggcctaagcttccatgattttcttatttctgtTTCTAGTACTTAATTAAGTGTATGTTCATGTATACCTCCTATGTACCCGGGCTATGCCcatcttttattaataaagctttcttattacctatcaaaaaatagTCGTTATGCGTCATGTATACTTGAACAATAAAATTTCCtattacttaaataaaaaaaaaatgatcaatagTCATTATTGCTCACAAAACAAAGCAGTTCATTaacaaatattttgtgatgGTAAGCATTCCATTATACCTTGTGGTTTTACATCGAAAAGTTTGTTTGGGATTTTAAATCATTCTTAATTTTCGTCATGCAGTATGATTAGATCCCTATTATTACGGTTGATGCCCTGCGTTATAAAAGTTTTCTTCTCTATCACTTCTTGTGTATTAAGGTtcccatttcattttatttcgaTTTTGACTGTCCCTTCGTGTTTCTAGAGCTGTGGCTGAGCTTTTGGAGTGAAGTGCATTATAATTCATTATACGCAAGTGGAGGTGATGAACTCGAATATGGTCTACTAGCATTGCTGCtttacaatttctttttcttcctcactCAACCTGACATTATGTCAACAAACAAGCCTGATTATTTTACTGGATCTATTTACAGATGTTCCAACCAGGGTAGCCAGAAAAAAGTATTGGCTTTTCTAGAGTGGAAACATCGTACTTGGCACCGTTTTCTCCATGGAAGCCATTTCATATGAGCGTTAAACCCTTTTTCCATGCATGCAAAATATTAGATTTCAGTTTGttttgatgtaaataatgcatTCCAATTTTGATTCTGCAGCTAGGCTTTTCAGTTGTTACTGACTGTACTTGATAAGGGGATGGCTGAGTTGTCTGCCATGAAAACTAAAATTCCAAACTCCTAATATAGCTTCTATATGTTTggtatttctttttattgtttttccgAGGGATTTTACACCTTTGTAGTTATACATGTTTTATTTTCGTACAAGTTAATTCTCCTAATATGTATATTGCTTTAATATGCACAAATTTCCACACAATGAGTAATTTCACAAATAATCGTAAAATGCGTAAGTGTtctgtaatcattttgaaaaagagtgaaattcattattaaaaaattcatttctttcatttgaatatcatgtttatttatttttttcaaactgaTTATACCACGGTTGCACAGTTTACCGTTACAAATATCttctcttttcaaaaattttattagtaATCACTCTTACATGCTCATTTATGTATTTCATTAATATAactgaatgtattattatttttaatataaaataaataatttgattaattACATCTATAGAATACggtaaaatatatgtaaaaataattttatggagCAGAATCTTTTATTTTCGTATGAGTTACGTAAAAGATTTTGTTAGAATAATCTTTTCGAAGCTTTCTATCTTTCTCAATCCTAACTAGTAAAAACCGGGTGAAagtgacaaaaataaataaatactttttaatcatTGATTTATTGtcacttttttgttttaacatAGGGTAACGAATATTGATGTTGCTtgcaagtaaataaaataattttaaattatttaagagaaatattttaatcagattttgaaaataataatatatttaattgtaaaaaattattattttcaaaagtatATATAACTAATGGTACAGATTAcgtcaaatttttattttttggttgagGAAGCCCATTTCACTGTCATTTTTCTCGAAATTTCTGGGCCTTTTTTGACCTCGTATGCGCTTCGTCGTTTCGTGTGCTTTCTAAGTTCTTCTGCGGCCGCACTGAGAGAGATTCGTAGAGACACATGCAAAGAGGCCGATGGAGAGAGTAGAGATGGAAGCTTACAGAAACAAAGAGCAAATTGTCGATGTGAGGTCTGTTGTCGAAGCTGTTTCCGCCGACGATAACGATGCCCCTCTTTACCAAGTCGAAAGCCTATGTATGCGTTGCCGCGAAAACGTACTTGTTCACAGCCCCCccattctctctctatctctacgttttttttttttttttgtcggtgaatttatttttatgttcgTTCACGTAGTCTCAGTACTTAAATCAATTTGTATTTTATCACGCTCAAgaaaactttcattttttttttttttttggctcttgAGAGCGTTTTGAATTATTGGTTTCTAGCAGAAATGCCTTCCTGCTGGGCTTGGTTTACTAATTGTATTTGAACTCAAATGTGGCGGAAGTACATATAGTTGCTGAAACTTCGGGTAGAATTATGATTACAAATAAATGAAGTTACTTGATTTGGTGTCGAATTGTATAAGTTTGAATCAATTGAGTTCAATATGTAAGCAGCTGAATGAGTCATGGAAGGACTTCTATAATCTATCTACATATAAATAGGAGGGTTTGATGTGTAACTCGATTTTGCGGAAGCCTGAGCCTGCTCTTATTCGCTCAactcttttattattgtttgttACCCCAAGTTTAATTGGTTTCATCAATGTTTGATGCCAATCTTGTCATTGTTCTGACGCAAAATTCTATACTTTGATCAGGGGATAACAAGATTCTTGTTGACTTTAATTCCACATTTTCGAAAGGTGCGTCCCTTGTCGCCCCATTTACATGCTTTGTTATTATTGTGCTGTTTTTCGTGCTTTAGCTGGTTAACATTTCCTACCGGCAGATCTTGTTGTCAGCCTTTGAATGTCCACATTGTGGTGAGAGGTAAGCcaaatttttaatcaattttaggTTGTGGGAATTTTAGTTCATACGGTACTCAATCCAATATATTCTTATTTCaagttatcttttttttttttttttttttttcccacctATCCTTGTTTATTTCAAAGGAACAATGAAGTTCAATTTGCTGGTGAGATTCAACCCCGAGGATGTTGCTATCAATTGGAGGTTCCATCTGGTGACCCAAAGGTTGTGTCAATTGGAATAAAATGATTATCAAGCATCCTCCTTTTGTTTATATTGCATCTATTTTCAAGTCATGCGTATTCATTAATTCATTTGTTTCAAGAGATATTTTAGAACATACAGTCTTTGCCTCTCAACGTTGCATCCTTCATTTGATTTGCTTGGCACTACATATACTTTCTGGTGAATCGAGAATGATAAGTGCCAAGCATTCTGTTGAAGCTTTGATTGTCAACATCTTGTTTACCCATTCTTGTTAGTTTTTCCCATTCTTTCTGAATGTTGCAGTCTTTTTCTAGTGAATGGAATGGTAAACCTTTgccatttattttttgcatgacATGCGTcaagttgtttttctttctttttttcccgaGATAGAACCTTGTTATCTTCTACTCTGATGTGCCCATTAAATGTCCGAGTTctactttttctcttcttcttcactaATGCCACAGTTTTCTTCcttaaaaatttgaagaaatggtTACCTCCCATATGTATAAGTCAAACTGATGTGTTCCTTTGATGCAGATGCTTAACCGTCAGGTAGTGAAGTCTGAGTCTGCAACTATTAAGGTACTTCAATAAatcataatttcattttctctGTACAAATTAAGTTGTACtggaattttcattttcatggtACACTTCTGTTAGCATTCTTATGCCatattgagatatttgtgcAGTAAATTTTATCTATATGCTTAGGATATTCTAGATTTGGAGATTACAGTAGAATTTCTTGTTATTATTCAGATTCCTGAATTGGAGATTAGAGTAGGATTTCTAAATTTGAtctctcattctttctttgtGCAGATTCCTGAATTGGATTTTGAGATTCCTCCCGAAGCTCAACGTGGATCTCTGTCAACGGTATCTTCACTAcactcttttattttgtttaatttcccTTTAGTAGTTTTGTAAGTTGCTATAGTTTGTTTATGAATATCTTCTGCTGGCTCTGTGTTTCTCGTTTCTTATGGAGAAATAGCTCGATTCATAGCGGCCTTTCTGTTGCCGCACATGTATAACTCCCTCAGATATGTTCCTATATCATTGATTTTGAACCATTTTAAGGGGGGGAAATGAAGAAACTTCTATTTCTGTGAGGCAGCTTCATTGccttttttataagatttatgtAAGCAAGCTTATAAAGAAAACCTTTAAGGTGAGGTTGTTTAAAGTCAAatacttcttttttttgttctccAGTGAAGTTTTAGTATTCAGTTGGTGTTTTGATTGGAgggaaaaatcaaaattttttaaaggatGTGCTTTCTGATGTGCGTTACTAACACTGTTGGCATGAAGGTGCTCTACTTTTGATACTTTTTCTACTTTTAATGAATATTTAAAGGCTTTCTTTCCCCCTAATCTCCTTTCAACTATCTACATCTGGTGTAATTATTCTAGGTGGAGGGGACATTACTACGAGCTGCAGATGAGTTGCAGGCCCTTCAAGAAGATCGCAAGGTGCATACTTATTCTGAGATACTTGATATATGATAGATGTCATATTCCTCCCACCAACTTAATCCTATCTTCCGGGTTATCCAGAAAGTAAATCCTCAGACTGCTGAAGCAATAGACAAGTTTCTGTTAAAACTTAAAGCTTGTGCAACTGGAGATTCACCCTTCACCTTCATCCTGGATGATCCTGCTGGAAACAGCTTCATTGAGAACCCGTAAGGCATAACCTTATGTGATTGAGAAACTTTAGTTTTTCTTCGATAAGTAAACACATgacatattattaaaaatgctAGGAGTGCACTAGGGTAGATTGCAAAACTTGACTTGCTCTTTACATGATGGGGAAACTTTATTTTTCTGCACTGGTTTTCCTTCAGTGTTTTTATGCATCTTGTTTTAGGGTTGTCACCACacttcaaaaggaaaaaatgaagatttttttttgtgtgtgatTTTTCTTTGGACGAAAGACCGTAATGAACTTGCGCACTTGGCGCAAACCTGGGCCTTGGTTTCTTTTCCCCGTTCATATATTTTGAAGCTTCTCTTGTCTTAGGTTAATGAGGATTAGTAATCTACGAACAGATTTACTGATCTAAAAAATTATCCTATGAACAGGTTTGCTCCATCCACAGACCCATCCTTGATTATCAGGTTCTATGAGCGCACTCCAGAGCAGCAAGCATCTCTGGGTTATCTTGTTGACCCTTCACACTTGGAAGATCACCGTGATGGAGCATCGGCAGAGGAGATGGGTGGTGCTTCAGATGAAGTAAGAAGAGAACCACATGGCTCAGTTGGAGCAACAGCTGCTCATAGGGCCATTGCTCACTCTGATAGTGCAGATATTGCGGAAACTATGTTTAAGTATTCTGCACCAGAAGAGGTAATGTTGTCACTGGTTTCAGTAGATCAAACTTTGGCATATATATCTCAGCATCGTTGCCTGCTTTTGTTTGACAGGTTATGACTTTCCCATCAACCTGTGGAGGTTGTGCCTCCAGGTGTGAGACACGGATGTTCGTGACCCGTATCCTCTTTCATTTGACTTCTTTTGAGTTTCATGGCTAATTCTTTTACATAAATCCAATGCTTGTTATCATTTGGAAAGCTGAAACACCCattcattaatattaatagGCTAGAAAAGCGGACCAGGATATTAGATTCTATGCAAAAAGGCAAAATAaggaatttatatttaatattgaaaGTCCAAGGCTAGAATGTCAGTGCCAACTCGTGGAGAGATCAGTAGGGATAACTGACATCCTCAAAGATGGAAAAATCTATGAGAGGAACAGAATGTTAGATTCTATGCAAAAAGGCAAAATAaggaatttatatataattttgaagtCCAAGACTAGAAGTCAGTGCCAACTCAAGGACAGATCAGTAGGATAACCGGCATgctcaaagaaggaaaaatatgtgAGAGAACCCATGTGTGGAGGCTCTAACAAATCATGCGTGTAGTTCAGGATCACttcaaatttacaatttaaacattttttcttgGGTCAATTATATCAGTATTGGATGTAATTTTTTTGGGCTTAACAATAAACAGACATTCCATACTTCCAAGAAGTAATTGTCATGGCATCCACTTGTGATGCTTGTGGTTACCGTAGTTCTGAGGTTTGTAGTAATTTGCCacactctcttttctcttttcctgcTTTTATGATACTCTTGCActtttacttaccaaaaaaaggGTGATCTTACTCTTTTGTGCAGTTGAAGCCTGGTGGGCGAATTCCTGAAAAAGGGAAGAGAATTTCTCTTACTGTGAATAATGTCAATGATCTAAGCCGTGACATAATAAAGGTTTTCCATTATATTTTGTTGAATTGCACTAATCCGCACATCTCATACCTATAGTACCAGGTATGAGATGTGCGGATTAATGTAGTAGCTGTTCTTCCTGACACGCTTGTATGAGGCTACAAACATTGTCTGAAAAATTTACTGCATTGTATCAGTCAGATACAGCAGGTGTGAAGGTCCCAGAGCTTGACTTGGAGCTGGAAAGTGGCACTCTGGGGGGAGTTGTTACAACTGTTGAGGGCTTGATTACAAAAATTAGTGAAAGTGAGTAAAAATTTAATCTCGTTTCCTTTATCTCTCAGTACTTTCTAGTTATATGCTGAATTTGCCAATTGTGTTCTCCTTCCtcatcaaattaattaaaatgtagaaaaaaatatgtagatttatctcttattaattatcaatatatatatatgtatataatgttgatttattttatttaaaagtatatAAGATTTGACCTAGATAGTTGTCCCATTACCCTGTTTTCATTCAAACCAACATTGTTTATGATTTATAATTGTGTTTTGATTTACAAACAAAAATGCTATTACacttttatgttcttttttatgatttatgaataattttgttttgcttttctaATTTAAATGCTATTACACTTTTATGTTCTTCATATCAAAACTTATGCAATTGTTCTTCAGGCACACCCTAAGGTGCACTTCGATGTAAGGCACCCTTAGAATGCCTTGGTGTGCTGAAAAGTTGCAACTGGCAGCACTCATATTGCATGCCTCTAACAAAAAAGGGATTTATGCCGAAATTCTTCAAATATCTTAGTGCTATAAGTGAAAacattgatatttgaaaagttgattgtataattttgtgtaatgtctttaaatagataaatgttTGGTCCTCCATTTTGTTTGATTTGTTGTTCGATTTTGTtatgcattttcttttattttggtgGATATTCTATTTAACGTTTATTATTTGCATGTGCAGGTCTTGAGAGAGTGCATGGATTTACTTTTGGAGATAGTCTTGATGAATCTAAAAGGAGCAAGTGGCAAGAATTCAAGGCGAAGCTAAACAAGGTACCAGAACATTGATTGGGCAATCAATTCCATTTAGGAAATAATCATGTTGtcttgaagtttttgaaattcTCTGATAAATAACCACGCACATGATTCAAAGTGAGGCACATCACAACCCTTTGTTTTTAATGTGCTCGTTGATTGTTGGCTTGGCTTTTGAATCTTTGATGAATGGTGGCAACTCTGTTTTGACCTTGTTGTCTCGCAAATGCAACCCTCTACTATTTTGCAGCTTCTGAGTTTGGAAGAGCCTTGGACCTTAATACTAGATGATGCTTTAGcaaattcttttgttgcacCCGTGACAGAAGATATAAAAGATGACCTACAGTTGGCATGTAAGTTTTGGTTTCTTATCAAACtactttatatttttgtatgtgctttgttttttaataaactatatacatatatgataagATTAAGTCGACCCGTGCAAGATACTAGCTCGATCACAAACATTATCTGAGTCGAGCAAGTGTTATATGAGTTTGTGTCGTTAATAATTGAGTCTAATTTTGTATTCACTAATGGcttatttaataattgaaaTTGAAACAAGCCAGATTTAAGTTTAACGAGCTTGAATTCTAGCCGACTGTTGAGTAGTAGCCTTATTTTTCCTTTGTCTTCTCCAATATATTTTAGTATACATAGGCCTCGTGGATTAAGTTTACACTGCCCTAATTTAAGGGTGACAGTGGGGTAGGGTGTGGAACTAGAGCCTTGGGGCCTTTTTTGCTTCCTCCATTGACTTATCGGCATAGATGTAGATTTTTTTATCCAATCCTGTATTGCACTACacatattttttggtttttcttttcctagTATGATGTTATTTAATGTCTTGTCTCCAGTTGAGGAGTATGAGAGGTCGTGGGAGCAGAACGAGGAATTGGGTCTGAATGATATTGACACGTCTTCAGCTGATGCTGCATATAACTTGACTGATACGAAAATGGGGGGAAAATCAGAAGTGTAGACAATTTTGTTTTCATCATATTCCCTCCTGTTTCGAAGGGAAAGCAAAATGGAACTTTGGTCTTAAATGATGTCTTGAATTGCAATTGTTGTACACAATTTGGGTATTGTTGTTCCATTGAGTTTTGCCGCTGCAAACTGACCACTTCGTAAAAACCATGACTAATAAAAC
This is a stretch of genomic DNA from Carya illinoinensis cultivar Pawnee chromosome 3, C.illinoinensisPawnee_v1, whole genome shotgun sequence. It encodes these proteins:
- the LOC122303312 gene encoding zinc finger protein ZPR1-like, whose product is MERVEMEAYRNKEQIVDVRSVVEAVSADDNDAPLYQVESLCMRCRENGITRFLLTLIPHFRKILLSAFECPHCGERNNEVQFAGEIQPRGCCYQLEVPSGDPKMLNRQVVKSESATIKIPELDFEIPPEAQRGSLSTVEGTLLRAADELQALQEDRKKVNPQTAEAIDKFLLKLKACATGDSPFTFILDDPAGNSFIENPFAPSTDPSLIIRFYERTPEQQASLGYLVDPSHLEDHRDGASAEEMGGASDEVRREPHGSVGATAAHRAIAHSDSADIAETMFKYSAPEEVMTFPSTCGGCASRCETRMFVTHIPYFQEVIVMASTCDACGYRSSELKPGGRIPEKGKRISLTVNNVNDLSRDIIKSDTAGVKVPELDLELESGTLGGVVTTVEGLITKISESLERVHGFTFGDSLDESKRSKWQEFKAKLNKLLSLEEPWTLILDDALANSFVAPVTEDIKDDLQLAFEEYERSWEQNEELGLNDIDTSSADAAYNLTDTKMGGKSEV